One part of the Gossypium raimondii isolate GPD5lz chromosome 1, ASM2569854v1, whole genome shotgun sequence genome encodes these proteins:
- the LOC105783115 gene encoding uncharacterized protein LOC105783115, whose translation MERLVAAVLAAGVLQVLLATADDHYLLSRIAFGSCANQSAPQPIWDAINKFDPQVFIWLGDNIYGDIRRPFIFLGKERTIGPWQNAPRFIPSSSSKMLSRYNSAKNVPGYLRLRAKAKVVGTWDDHDYGLNDAGKEFSAKSTNQRLLLDFLDEPQDSPRRKQAGVYTSYTFGPPGKQVKIILLDTRYHRDPLSSDGSVLGDSQWSWLGKELRGTPSAITIIGSSIQVISNLSGTTGPLFYMESWGRFPKERDRLFKLINDSKRDGVFFISGDVHFGEITRYDCAAGYPLYDITSSGLTQAVEKVLPSPLRFIVRFLAWFTPSTMRVKNQNCRYRSCTYGEPNFGAIQIDWDASPVNLKIQVRDINGLPVTGVDISLSELQAWNRTIKAGQDQRHCTLEVKLPWIVRYRLAILVYSVLALLLLALVGLICAVTLACRVCLKKCKTD comes from the exons atggagaggtTAGTAGCAGCGGTGCTGGCAGCAGGTGTTCTGCAGGTATTGCTAGCAACCGCCGACGATCATTATCTGCTCTCTCGTATTGCTTTCGGATCTTGTGCCAACCAAAGTGCTcctcag CCCATCTGGGACGCCATCAACAAGTTTGATCCCCAAGTATTCATATGGCTGGGTGACAACATATATGGAGACATTAGACGTCCTTTCATCTTTCTGGGAAAGGAAAGGACGATTGGTCCCTGGCAGAATGCTCCCAGATTCATTCCTTCATCTTCCTCCAAAATGCTTTCCAGATACAACTCGGCTAAGAACGTTCCCGGTTATTTACGTCTCCGCGCCAAAGCCAAG GTCGTTGGTACCTGGGATGATCATGATTATGGACTCAATGATGCTGGCAAAGAATTTTCTGCCAAATCTACTAATCAGAGACTTCTTCTCGATTTCTTAGATGAACCCCAAGACAGTCCCAG GCGCAAGCAGGCTGGTGTTTACACATCTTATACATTTGGCCCTCCTGGTAAACAAGTCAAG ATTATCCTATTAGATACTAGGTATCACAGAGATCCTCTATCCAGTGACGGGAGCGTCTTGGGGGATTCTCAGTGGTCATGGTTAGGGAAAGAGTTGAGGGGTACACCGTCAGCCATTACCATTATTGGCTCTTCTATTCAG GTTATATCAAATCTCTCTGGTACAACTGGACCCTTGTTTTATATGGAGTCTTGGGGACGTTTTCCAAAGGAGAGGGATCGCCTTTTTAAGTTGATAAATGATAGTAAG AGAGATGGAGTCTTCTTCATAAGCGGAGATGttcattttggagaaattaCACGATATGACTGTGCTGCTGGATATCCCTTGTACGACATTACCTCAAGTGGGTTAACCCAAGCGGTTGAGAAGGTGCTCCCATCACCCTTGCGTTTCATAGTTAGATTTTTGGCATGGTTTACTCCTAGTACCATGAGAGTTAAGAACCAAAATTGCAGATATAGGTCATGCACATACG GTGAACCAAATTTTGGGGCAATTCAGATCGATTGGGATGCATCTCCAGTGAACTTGAAAATTCAAGTCCGTGACATAAATGGACTTCCTGTGACTGGTGTAGATATTTCATTATCTGAATTGCAAGCATGGAATCGTACAATTAAAGCAGGACAAGATCAGAGACACTGCACTCTGGAAGTGAAACTGCCATGGATTGTTAGATATCGCTTGGCTATTCTGGTTTACTCTGTTTTAGCTT TGTTGCTTCTTGCTTTGGTAGGACTAATTTGTGCGGTGACATTAGCCTGCCGGGTGTGCCTCAAAAAATGCAAGACTGATTGA